One genomic segment of Rubripirellula tenax includes these proteins:
- a CDS encoding ATP-binding protein — translation MPTRLRRGIDRCTDVVCGVPHQANRGSVRSKLVLSLAAMFLAVIMVNELVERIVIGPEFAALERTSAARDALRVQTAIENEMDHFGELAANWASNLSGDHSSTWHEHELQWICTVEDHGDTTWILGSNHERDDDVVELIEAARRASSSASESPRKPFQGLARIDNGALVMCSASPIPNSAEPSSDPTHQTLVVGRELTPQFFDKLCEQTQVDFVLQPPRQSESMVMWEAAKVLVVEFPLVSTPATDHTASSSVDERSATSLANVFIRIPRQIVSRADHTFSMARNLFILGSVLAILSLLLTLQWIVVFPLNRVRDHFNAVGVDGMTVSPLLLECDDEIGDLSRAFDQMIHRLGETQKQLSEASQASGRSEVAATVIHNVGNVLTNVNSLIDTASDRVGSLRVEPLRQLARRLQEPGGSPELIQATPLYLDSLANKWRSDQDSLSETLATLNDNVKHIHDIIRDQQRHADQQIEYGMVDVGSILDDAIGCCSAKLTEESVAVRMDDHGKVFAYGDRSLLLQTIINIISNAAQAMTLSPQDQRTLNVCLLDHGNEVRIEIRDSGCGMSAETLSRVFDAHFTLREGGTGLGLHFCANTIRKLGGSIQAHSDGIGHGSTFAIRLEKSKQRTSSAAHADESIIENEETLA, via the coding sequence GTGCCGACGCGCCTTCGTCGTGGGATCGATCGCTGCACCGACGTCGTTTGCGGAGTACCCCATCAAGCGAATCGCGGTTCGGTTCGCAGCAAGTTGGTGTTGTCGCTGGCCGCTATGTTTCTGGCCGTGATCATGGTTAACGAGCTCGTCGAACGCATCGTCATCGGTCCTGAATTCGCAGCGCTCGAACGAACCTCGGCTGCTCGCGACGCGCTCCGTGTGCAGACAGCGATCGAGAACGAAATGGACCACTTCGGCGAACTTGCCGCGAACTGGGCATCCAACTTGTCGGGCGATCACTCGTCGACATGGCACGAGCATGAATTGCAATGGATTTGTACGGTCGAAGACCATGGTGACACAACGTGGATATTGGGATCGAATCATGAACGGGATGACGACGTTGTCGAGTTGATTGAGGCGGCGCGACGGGCGAGTTCCTCGGCAAGCGAATCGCCACGCAAGCCCTTTCAAGGACTCGCTCGAATCGACAATGGGGCGCTGGTGATGTGTTCAGCATCGCCGATTCCGAATTCGGCCGAACCTTCATCGGACCCTACCCACCAAACTTTGGTGGTGGGGCGTGAATTGACACCGCAGTTTTTCGACAAGTTGTGTGAGCAAACGCAAGTCGATTTCGTGTTGCAGCCGCCGCGACAATCTGAATCGATGGTGATGTGGGAAGCCGCCAAAGTGTTGGTGGTCGAGTTTCCTCTCGTTAGCACCCCAGCGACCGATCACACTGCATCATCGTCGGTTGACGAACGGTCGGCGACCAGTTTGGCAAACGTGTTCATACGCATTCCTCGTCAAATTGTTTCGCGAGCTGATCACACCTTCTCGATGGCTCGCAATCTGTTCATTCTGGGCAGCGTTTTGGCCATTTTGTCGCTGTTGCTTACGTTGCAGTGGATCGTCGTCTTCCCGCTCAATCGCGTCCGTGATCATTTCAACGCGGTCGGCGTCGACGGCATGACCGTATCGCCGCTCTTGCTCGAATGCGATGACGAGATCGGCGATCTTTCGCGGGCATTCGACCAAATGATCCATCGACTCGGCGAGACGCAAAAGCAACTCTCCGAAGCATCGCAAGCGTCCGGGCGAAGCGAAGTCGCCGCGACGGTGATTCACAACGTCGGAAACGTGTTGACCAATGTCAACAGCCTGATCGACACCGCGTCAGATCGAGTCGGTTCGTTGCGGGTGGAACCGCTGCGACAACTCGCACGTCGGTTGCAGGAACCGGGCGGGTCTCCCGAGCTGATCCAAGCAACGCCCTTGTACCTCGACAGTTTGGCGAACAAATGGCGATCCGATCAAGACTCTTTGTCCGAAACGTTGGCGACCCTCAACGACAACGTCAAACACATTCACGATATCATCCGTGATCAACAACGACATGCCGATCAACAGATCGAATACGGAATGGTTGACGTCGGATCCATTCTGGACGATGCGATCGGCTGTTGCAGTGCAAAGCTGACCGAAGAGTCCGTCGCGGTTCGTATGGATGACCACGGCAAGGTGTTTGCCTATGGCGATCGATCGCTTTTGCTTCAAACCATCATCAACATCATCAGCAACGCGGCGCAAGCGATGACGCTTTCGCCGCAGGATCAACGAACGCTGAATGTATGTCTGCTCGACCACGGCAATGAAGTTCGCATCGAGATCCGCGATTCTGGATGTGGCATGTCAGCGGAAACGCTTTCCCGAGTCTTCGATGCCCACTTCACATTGCGAGAAGGGGGAACCGGATTGGGACTACACTTTTGTGCCAACACGATCCGAAAACTTGGCGGATCCATCCAGGCGCACAGCGACGGAATCGGCCACGGGTCCACGTTCGCCATCCGATTAGAAAAATCAAAGCAACGCACGTCCTCGGCAGCCCACGCCGACGAATCGATCATCGAGAACGAAGAGACACTGGCATGA
- a CDS encoding endonuclease/exonuclease/phosphatase family protein produces the protein MIIHHRHFATVAAFIAVIMFTSSAGADDATPKSLRLATFNASLYGKKAGQIFERLADGKDLQATRVATIVQTIRPDILVINEIDYDADAATAKRLAEAYFAVGQAGLEPIEYPYVYSAPSNTGIDSTRDLDGDGKSSGPGDAWGFGIYPGQYSMAVFSRFPIESANVRTFQKLRWKDLPDALRPTDPNTGESFYDDATWDVIRLSSKNHIDVPVRIGNRVIHVLASHPTPPVFDGPEDRNGCRNHDEIRFWNEYTQNPTATFLVDDQDRSGGLTEGELFFVAGDLNSDAADGDSRSEAIKALLANPLLTDPKPQSVGGREAGGGYLGGAKAKGDPRLDTASFGRSGNMRIDYVLPSRGFAIQQSGVFWPTKKAPNRKLLNASDHRMVWVDVELQNE, from the coding sequence ATGATCATCCACCACCGCCACTTTGCTACCGTCGCCGCCTTCATTGCCGTCATCATGTTCACTTCCTCCGCCGGAGCCGACGATGCGACGCCGAAGTCTCTTCGTTTGGCGACGTTCAACGCGTCACTTTACGGTAAGAAAGCCGGCCAGATTTTCGAGCGACTGGCCGATGGAAAGGATCTGCAAGCGACTCGCGTGGCGACGATCGTTCAAACCATTCGGCCCGACATTCTGGTGATCAACGAGATCGACTATGACGCCGATGCTGCAACGGCCAAACGGCTTGCCGAAGCGTACTTTGCCGTCGGTCAAGCTGGTCTGGAACCGATCGAGTATCCCTATGTCTACTCCGCACCCAGCAACACCGGCATCGACTCGACACGCGATCTTGATGGGGATGGCAAGTCATCGGGGCCGGGCGACGCGTGGGGATTCGGGATCTATCCGGGTCAGTATTCCATGGCGGTGTTCAGTCGTTTTCCGATCGAGTCGGCAAACGTTCGCACGTTTCAAAAACTGCGATGGAAGGACCTTCCCGATGCTCTGCGGCCAACCGATCCGAACACTGGTGAATCGTTCTACGACGATGCGACGTGGGACGTGATCCGTTTGTCTAGCAAGAACCACATCGACGTTCCTGTCCGTATCGGTAATCGTGTGATTCATGTTTTGGCCAGCCATCCGACGCCGCCCGTTTTCGACGGCCCCGAAGATCGCAACGGCTGTCGTAACCACGACGAGATTCGATTTTGGAACGAGTACACACAAAACCCGACCGCGACGTTCTTGGTCGATGATCAAGATCGCTCGGGAGGGTTAACGGAAGGTGAATTGTTCTTCGTCGCCGGCGATTTGAACAGTGACGCGGCCGATGGCGATAGCCGATCCGAAGCGATCAAGGCGTTGTTGGCCAATCCGTTGTTGACCGATCCGAAACCGCAAAGCGTTGGCGGACGTGAAGCAGGGGGCGGATATCTTGGCGGAGCAAAGGCGAAGGGCGATCCCCGGTTGGATACGGCCAGCTTTGGTCGCAGCGGCAACATGCGAATCGATTACGTATTGCCCAGTCGCGGATTCGCGATCCAACAGTCGGGTGTGTTCTGGCCGACGAAAAAAGCACCGAACCGGAAACTGCTCAACGCGAGTGACCACCGGATGGTTTGGGTCGACGTGGAGTTGCAAAATGAGTGA
- a CDS encoding serine/threonine-protein kinase — MPDELDKTEPPLVDPLDEAFAAYLRSCDEGGLETREAFLAKYPQLSGQLKELIDAADMIGQMTIGHGPTQGGVTPAVSETGAETVALHTPGPGESGDDPAVTLPMAHRAKGDPGPTLPFDLGDYLLLDVIGRGGMGVVYLAKQTELDRLVAVKMIRSGILAGEDEVRRFYTEAQAAARLHHPGIVSVHQFGRRAGHHFFSMEFVRGTDLQKKINGETLSVHDAARYVRDVARAIHHAHEKGVLHRDLKPANVLINENDEILVTDFGLAKHTDNDSSITGSGDAVGTPHYMAPEQASGKSDSASPQSDIYSLGAVLFAALTGRPPIVGDTVMQTLVKVVHDPAPPVRTLRRDAPIDLQTIVAKCLEKQPENRYASASHLADELNAFLEGRPIEARPRSVAMKAWHWFEGVPLVGALTGRRVLHSSDQHRRFQAAMLLMFLLTPIVAAGFLTVWHQRKDAIPSFIRIAGGLEGGVYSDLSSVLASRVARNHGTLTEVVSSNGSVDNRRRLLDYEIDLAPMQATVIDGDHLCVVAPLFYELLYVLVRSESNVTSLADLEGRRVAVGPQGSGSRTTAELIFDSLQLDDDAVHREVVDWQTLSSDGNQESEAGIDVAMICIGQGSPLVTRLMAERKWRLIPVTEGIQIALQHPTLRPMSIEASDHPGIELPATGIPTVGTTAFLAARDDSPGELVTAMLDALYEDPAPCYGLISRRHAAEWQGLAFHPAARRFYRESPQAKSPSR, encoded by the coding sequence ATGCCGGATGAACTAGACAAAACTGAACCACCCTTGGTGGACCCGCTCGATGAAGCCTTTGCGGCCTACCTGCGAAGTTGCGACGAAGGCGGATTGGAAACCCGCGAAGCGTTTTTGGCCAAGTACCCGCAGCTTTCTGGCCAACTCAAAGAGCTGATCGACGCGGCCGACATGATTGGCCAGATGACGATCGGGCACGGTCCGACCCAAGGTGGTGTGACGCCCGCCGTATCCGAAACGGGTGCCGAAACGGTTGCACTGCATACGCCCGGTCCCGGCGAATCGGGCGACGATCCGGCGGTCACCCTTCCGATGGCACACCGCGCAAAAGGCGATCCAGGGCCGACGTTGCCGTTTGATTTGGGTGACTACTTGCTGTTGGATGTGATCGGCCGCGGCGGAATGGGCGTTGTCTATCTTGCTAAACAAACGGAACTCGACCGCTTGGTCGCCGTGAAGATGATCCGCAGCGGCATTTTGGCGGGCGAAGACGAGGTTCGACGTTTCTATACCGAAGCCCAAGCTGCGGCGCGGTTGCATCACCCCGGCATCGTGTCGGTACACCAGTTCGGCCGTCGAGCCGGACACCACTTTTTTTCGATGGAGTTTGTTCGAGGAACGGATCTTCAAAAGAAAATCAACGGCGAGACCCTTTCGGTCCATGACGCCGCCCGCTACGTCCGCGACGTCGCTCGCGCGATCCACCACGCCCACGAAAAAGGTGTGCTACACCGCGACTTGAAACCCGCGAATGTGTTGATCAACGAGAACGATGAAATTTTGGTTACCGACTTTGGTCTGGCCAAGCATACCGACAACGACAGCAGCATCACCGGCAGTGGCGATGCCGTCGGGACACCGCACTACATGGCGCCGGAGCAGGCCAGTGGCAAAAGCGACTCGGCTAGCCCGCAAAGCGACATCTACTCGCTGGGTGCGGTGCTTTTCGCGGCCCTGACGGGCCGGCCACCGATCGTCGGTGACACAGTCATGCAGACATTGGTCAAAGTCGTTCATGATCCCGCGCCTCCTGTGCGAACGCTGCGCCGAGATGCGCCGATCGATCTGCAAACGATTGTCGCCAAGTGCTTAGAGAAACAGCCCGAAAATCGCTATGCATCCGCGAGCCACCTCGCCGATGAACTCAACGCGTTCTTAGAAGGTAGACCGATCGAAGCACGTCCTCGTTCGGTGGCCATGAAGGCTTGGCACTGGTTCGAGGGTGTGCCCCTTGTGGGCGCGCTTACCGGGCGACGTGTGCTCCATTCGTCGGATCAACATCGTCGTTTTCAGGCCGCGATGTTGTTGATGTTTTTGTTGACGCCGATCGTTGCCGCAGGTTTCTTGACTGTGTGGCATCAGCGGAAAGATGCGATTCCGAGTTTTATTCGCATCGCGGGTGGTTTGGAGGGCGGTGTCTATAGCGACCTTTCGTCGGTGTTGGCATCACGCGTCGCGCGAAATCACGGCACATTGACCGAAGTCGTTTCCAGCAACGGTTCGGTCGACAATCGCAGACGACTACTGGATTACGAAATTGATTTAGCGCCGATGCAAGCGACCGTCATTGATGGCGATCATTTGTGTGTTGTCGCACCCTTATTTTACGAATTGCTCTATGTGTTGGTGCGAAGTGAATCCAACGTGACCTCGTTGGCCGATTTGGAAGGGCGGCGTGTTGCCGTCGGTCCCCAGGGTAGCGGTTCGCGAACGACGGCCGAGCTGATCTTCGATTCGTTGCAACTGGATGACGATGCGGTTCATCGTGAAGTCGTGGACTGGCAAACGCTTTCCAGTGACGGGAACCAAGAATCGGAAGCAGGCATCGATGTTGCGATGATCTGTATCGGACAGGGAAGTCCGTTAGTGACGCGATTGATGGCGGAACGAAAGTGGCGGTTGATCCCGGTTACCGAAGGCATACAGATTGCACTCCAACACCCGACGCTTCGTCCGATGTCGATCGAAGCGTCGGATCATCCGGGGATCGAATTGCCGGCGACGGGAATCCCGACGGTCGGAACCACCGCGTTCTTGGCCGCTAGAGATGACTCGCCCGGTGAGCTCGTGACGGCGATGCTGGATGCGTTGTATGAAGATCCCGCGCCCTGCTACGGGCTGATTTCGCGTCGGCATGCCGCCGAGTGGCAAGGTTTGGCATTTCATCCGGCGGCACGGCGGTTCTATCGCGAATCGCCCCAGGCCAAGTCGCCCAGTCGCTGA
- a CDS encoding TlpA family protein disulfide reductase, which translates to MTVHHTQHPVFRRPQATATLLAILVTSWVGCGGSATQSVPDAVATTSSPLSTASVTEAVEAPGEIELPPDLVPTLSTQPSKSSGGFEMPSDELPQTAKNQTARKPPINESAKVQFASWDAIQSQVTSSGKITVVDLWSLSCEPCLKEFPELVRLHQSKGTSIQCISVNLDFDGRKSRPPEHYETKVASFLDSVKAEGFRSYICTTASDDVYATANIDSIPTVMVFDAAGKPVKVFVDAGETIGFTYKKDVLPLLETLTQ; encoded by the coding sequence ATGACCGTTCACCACACGCAACACCCAGTTTTTCGACGCCCACAAGCGACGGCAACTCTGCTTGCAATCCTGGTGACGTCGTGGGTCGGATGTGGCGGTTCCGCCACCCAGTCGGTGCCCGATGCCGTTGCGACAACCAGTTCACCCTTGTCGACCGCAAGTGTTACCGAGGCTGTGGAAGCACCGGGCGAGATCGAATTGCCGCCTGACTTGGTTCCTACGTTGTCGACCCAGCCCTCCAAATCAAGCGGCGGATTTGAGATGCCGTCCGACGAGTTGCCCCAGACAGCGAAAAACCAAACGGCTAGGAAACCGCCCATCAACGAATCGGCCAAAGTTCAATTCGCCAGTTGGGACGCCATTCAATCTCAAGTCACGTCGTCAGGAAAAATCACGGTCGTCGATTTGTGGTCGCTTTCTTGCGAACCCTGTTTGAAGGAATTTCCCGAGCTGGTCCGGCTGCACCAATCCAAAGGCACGTCGATCCAGTGCATCTCTGTCAACTTGGATTTCGATGGTCGCAAGAGTCGGCCACCAGAGCATTATGAAACGAAAGTCGCCTCGTTTTTGGATTCCGTCAAAGCCGAAGGATTTCGCAGCTACATCTGCACCACGGCCAGCGACGACGTCTACGCCACCGCGAACATCGACTCGATTCCAACGGTCATGGTTTTCGATGCTGCCGGCAAACCGGTGAAAGTATTCGTCGACGCCGGCGAAACGATTGGCTTCACGTACAAGAAAGACGTCTTACCGCTGCTCGAAACGTTAACGCAGTAA
- a CDS encoding fatty acid desaturase family protein — MSDASTHSPTFSFAQARRLIGDLNSPKPWIYWTDFLTSILIGHIAIHGILFIPRRFPDTAWAWGGSAVCYVITVLAYMRALMFIHELVHLPKRGFGAFRFVWNALCGILFLVPSFLYYPHVDHHRRKHYGTDHDGEYLALSHMGRWMIVGFVVQALLVPFLGIARFLIISPVCWVIPGARQWVHRHASTMLVDPSYERTDAGPELMRTVVIQEFFCFLWCIVLLSRHYFRTGIWFDPFWIVAYGVGIGLLVLNEIRTLGAHRWTNEEGEMTFEEQLLDTVNYPHKPWISELWGPIGTRYHALHHLFPRMPYHNLAKAHQRLVQGLPADSPYHRTIATSLTSEIVALWHRARESERRPSFAETVNKTPDRR, encoded by the coding sequence ATGTCTGACGCATCGACCCATTCGCCGACGTTCTCGTTCGCTCAAGCCCGCCGGTTGATTGGCGATTTGAATTCGCCGAAACCCTGGATCTATTGGACCGATTTTTTAACGTCGATTCTGATCGGTCACATCGCCATCCATGGCATTCTATTCATTCCTCGGCGATTTCCCGATACCGCCTGGGCTTGGGGTGGATCCGCCGTGTGTTATGTGATCACGGTGTTGGCGTACATGCGCGCACTGATGTTCATTCACGAGTTGGTACACCTGCCCAAACGCGGGTTTGGTGCGTTTCGATTCGTGTGGAACGCGTTGTGTGGGATTCTCTTTTTGGTTCCGTCGTTCCTTTACTACCCGCATGTCGACCACCACCGACGCAAGCATTATGGCACCGATCATGACGGCGAGTACCTGGCACTCAGTCATATGGGGCGATGGATGATCGTCGGTTTCGTGGTCCAGGCACTGCTGGTCCCGTTCTTAGGAATTGCACGATTTTTGATCATCAGCCCGGTTTGTTGGGTCATTCCCGGCGCCCGACAATGGGTGCATCGTCACGCGTCGACGATGTTGGTCGACCCCAGTTATGAGCGAACCGACGCCGGTCCCGAACTGATGCGGACGGTGGTGATCCAAGAGTTCTTTTGCTTTTTGTGGTGCATCGTTTTGTTGTCCAGGCACTATTTTCGTACCGGCATTTGGTTCGACCCGTTTTGGATCGTCGCATACGGTGTTGGGATCGGGCTGTTGGTATTGAACGAGATCCGCACGCTCGGCGCGCATCGCTGGACCAACGAAGAAGGCGAGATGACATTCGAGGAACAATTGCTGGACACCGTCAACTATCCCCACAAGCCCTGGATCAGCGAATTGTGGGGACCGATCGGGACTCGCTATCACGCACTGCATCACTTGTTCCCAAGGATGCCGTATCACAATCTCGCCAAGGCCCACCAGCGGTTGGTCCAAGGATTGCCAGCGGACTCTCCCTACCATCGAACGATCGCGACCAGTTTGACCAGCGAGATCGTCGCCCTTTGGCACCGCGCCCGCGAATCCGAACGACGTCCATCGTTTGCCGAAACCGTCAATAAGACGCCCGATCGACGGTGA
- a CDS encoding sigma-70 family RNA polymerase sigma factor, translated as MDGHQSTTQLVIASKQGDNEALGRLLEQYRGYLLMLAHRYLSERLRRRVDPADIVQLTFLEAKRDLPSFRGETPAEFAGWLRGMLKNNVATAVTRHITTKKRSVRREVNMAPASANQDSGAAWLGQLPGSTTSPSGVAIRGEAVLALVEALHQLPETQAEAIRLRYMEGLPLSDIVERMGKSDTAVAGLLKRGLQKLRTVLSAEDCPWI; from the coding sequence GTGGACGGCCACCAGTCAACTACTCAGTTGGTCATCGCATCGAAACAGGGGGACAATGAAGCCCTGGGGCGACTCCTGGAACAGTACCGTGGCTATTTATTGATGCTGGCCCATCGGTATTTGTCCGAACGGTTACGGCGACGCGTGGATCCGGCCGACATTGTTCAATTGACGTTCTTGGAAGCCAAACGCGACTTACCCTCGTTTCGCGGCGAGACGCCGGCCGAGTTTGCCGGGTGGTTGCGTGGCATGCTGAAAAATAATGTGGCCACCGCCGTGACTCGCCACATCACGACGAAGAAACGATCGGTCCGGCGTGAAGTCAACATGGCGCCGGCGTCGGCCAACCAAGATTCCGGCGCCGCTTGGCTTGGCCAATTGCCGGGCAGCACGACAAGCCCCAGTGGTGTCGCGATTCGCGGCGAAGCCGTATTGGCGCTCGTCGAAGCGCTTCACCAGTTGCCCGAAACCCAAGCCGAAGCAATTCGACTTCGCTACATGGAAGGGTTGCCGCTTTCAGACATCGTCGAACGGATGGGGAAATCCGATACCGCCGTCGCCGGGTTGCTCAAACGAGGGCTTCAAAAACTGCGAACGGTACTTTCGGCAGAGGATTGTCCATGGATTTGA
- a CDS encoding glycosyltransferase, which translates to MSESQRQNPARRINVLLMISSMRGGGSEQQTLLLLRHLDRTRFTPHLYVLTRDGEWMDQIPGDVIVHSFDDAPSTSGIYFPGRELRRQVSHVESVLQSNSIDVIYDRTFHMTMIAGPAARSVGVPRVSTIVSPPEHALPLVESRFVELKRRRLAKAYRQSFRVVAVSRQAAESAHRYYGLTEQIIQVIPNPVDVHALTRSIENAASIAKSDDETTLVCVGRMSTEKGHGDLIDAMIELEDRSKDLPKIRLRLIGDGPLRGELESAWGAAPRRNVIEFLGRQGQPAGWISTADALVLPSHFEGMPNVVLEAMALGTPVIATRAGGTVELEHDEPTILWAEPRSPHSLAVAIENFLVDRASAADRTDAALQMIQTHHDVHKATGRVEQLFGAAVEP; encoded by the coding sequence GTGAGTGAATCCCAGCGACAGAATCCGGCCCGCCGGATCAACGTCCTGTTGATGATCAGTTCGATGCGAGGCGGTGGAAGCGAGCAGCAGACATTGCTGCTGCTACGGCACCTCGATCGCACGCGATTCACGCCACACCTGTATGTTCTTACGCGCGACGGTGAATGGATGGATCAGATCCCCGGTGATGTGATCGTTCACTCGTTTGACGACGCACCTTCAACATCGGGAATCTATTTCCCTGGACGTGAACTTCGTCGGCAAGTCAGCCACGTTGAATCGGTCTTGCAATCGAATTCGATCGACGTGATTTATGATCGAACGTTTCACATGACGATGATTGCCGGACCGGCCGCGCGATCGGTCGGTGTACCTCGTGTTTCGACCATCGTCAGCCCACCTGAACACGCATTGCCGTTGGTTGAATCGCGTTTTGTGGAACTGAAACGTCGACGTTTGGCAAAGGCGTATCGTCAATCGTTTCGTGTCGTCGCGGTCAGTCGTCAAGCCGCCGAATCGGCGCATCGTTACTACGGATTGACAGAGCAGATCATCCAGGTGATTCCCAATCCAGTCGATGTCCACGCGCTCACCCGTTCGATCGAAAATGCCGCGTCCATCGCCAAGTCCGACGACGAGACAACGCTGGTTTGCGTCGGTCGCATGAGTACCGAAAAGGGGCACGGCGATCTGATCGATGCGATGATCGAATTGGAGGACCGTAGCAAAGACTTACCAAAAATCCGATTGCGATTGATCGGCGATGGGCCACTTCGCGGTGAATTGGAATCGGCCTGGGGCGCCGCGCCACGCCGAAACGTGATCGAGTTCCTGGGCCGCCAAGGTCAGCCAGCCGGTTGGATCTCAACGGCCGATGCATTGGTGTTGCCGTCTCATTTCGAAGGCATGCCCAACGTGGTGCTCGAGGCGATGGCGTTGGGGACACCCGTCATTGCCACACGCGCCGGCGGAACGGTCGAATTGGAACACGATGAACCGACGATTCTTTGGGCGGAACCCCGATCGCCACACTCACTTGCGGTGGCGATCGAAAACTTCCTAGTCGACCGGGCCAGTGCTGCCGATCGCACCGACGCTGCGTTGCAGATGATTCAAACACATCATGACGTTCACAAAGCAACTGGCCGCGTCGAACAGTTGTTCGGCGCCGCGGTCGAACCCTAG
- the treZ gene encoding malto-oligosyltrehalose trehalohydrolase yields the protein MNVPATSTPDQIPTIQLHRILGARPVDDSQTSFCVWSPDHDCVEVHLADSGRVVGLDRVEGGYHVARIDGVLAGDRYFYRFDGGPDRPDPASRYQAEGVHGPSQVVDDSFPWTDNAWQPPANRGLVVYECHIGTWTTAGTFVAAIDRLDDLVDLGFNAIELMPVADAAGRWNWGYDGVCLFAPNRNYGSPDDFRRLVDAAHAKGVAVILDVVYNHLGPEGNYLGDAGPYLSAKHHTVWGSAPNFDDAEHGVSLRRFFMANVIYWLEEFHLDGLRLDAIHCMMDHSGRHIVKDMADAVRDWSAASGRRAMLIAESNVYDEEMLVPTADGGCGFDAQWGDDFLHSVFAVVRPGERLCCRTYESGTDLEQVLKMGYVFAGTLTNQRGRRPMGERIDTSGLIYNIQNHDFIGNHPLGKRLHQVTSLETQSAAAALLMLSPGIPMVFMGEEFACEQPFAFFVDFGDESLRKAVVEGRRREYPQHDWSGGASPIDEAAFYQAKIGEAADGNQPMRHWYRSLIRIRRDWLGHGLISSDGVQIETNLAAGLFVMRYQRDEMSATVAVRLVEGITATDPIEFTCDGKLILDSRGESADGMILPNHAKVFLSL from the coding sequence ATGAACGTCCCTGCAACCTCAACTCCTGATCAAATTCCAACGATCCAGTTGCATCGCATCTTGGGTGCTCGCCCCGTCGACGATTCACAAACCTCGTTTTGTGTCTGGTCACCCGATCACGACTGCGTCGAAGTTCACCTCGCTGATTCTGGCCGCGTGGTCGGATTGGATCGCGTCGAAGGTGGCTACCACGTCGCGCGGATCGATGGAGTCCTGGCCGGCGATCGGTACTTTTATCGATTCGACGGCGGCCCCGATCGTCCCGATCCGGCTTCGCGTTACCAAGCCGAAGGCGTTCACGGACCAAGCCAAGTGGTCGACGATTCGTTCCCCTGGACCGATAACGCGTGGCAGCCACCGGCAAATCGCGGCTTGGTCGTTTACGAATGTCACATCGGCACTTGGACAACCGCAGGCACCTTCGTCGCGGCGATCGACCGATTGGACGATTTGGTAGACCTGGGTTTCAATGCAATCGAGTTGATGCCGGTCGCCGATGCGGCCGGGCGATGGAATTGGGGTTACGACGGAGTGTGTTTGTTCGCCCCCAATCGTAACTACGGATCACCCGATGATTTCCGAAGACTCGTCGACGCGGCTCACGCAAAAGGTGTGGCCGTCATCCTTGACGTCGTCTACAACCACTTGGGCCCTGAGGGAAACTACCTGGGCGATGCGGGGCCTTATTTGTCGGCCAAGCACCACACGGTCTGGGGATCGGCCCCAAACTTTGACGACGCCGAACACGGCGTTTCGCTGCGTCGGTTCTTCATGGCCAACGTGATCTATTGGCTCGAAGAATTCCACCTGGACGGCCTGCGTCTGGACGCGATCCATTGCATGATGGATCACAGCGGGCGGCACATCGTCAAAGACATGGCCGACGCCGTCCGCGACTGGTCGGCCGCAAGCGGTCGCCGAGCGATGTTGATCGCCGAATCGAATGTGTATGACGAAGAAATGCTGGTGCCGACGGCCGACGGCGGTTGTGGGTTCGATGCCCAATGGGGCGATGATTTCTTGCACAGTGTCTTTGCCGTCGTTCGACCGGGCGAGAGACTTTGCTGCCGAACCTACGAATCGGGCACGGACTTGGAACAAGTGTTGAAGATGGGCTACGTCTTTGCCGGTACTTTGACCAACCAGCGCGGACGACGCCCGATGGGCGAGCGCATCGATACATCGGGTCTGATCTACAACATTCAAAACCACGACTTCATCGGCAACCATCCGCTTGGGAAACGGTTGCATCAGGTCACTTCGCTGGAAACCCAGTCGGCCGCTGCAGCATTGTTGATGTTATCGCCCGGCATTCCGATGGTTTTCATGGGCGAAGAGTTCGCCTGCGAGCAACCGTTTGCGTTCTTTGTCGATTTTGGCGACGAGTCGCTTCGCAAAGCGGTCGTCGAAGGTCGACGGCGTGAGTATCCGCAACACGATTGGTCCGGCGGCGCATCGCCGATCGACGAAGCGGCTTTCTACCAAGCCAAGATCGGCGAAGCAGCCGACGGCAATCAACCGATGCGACACTGGTATCGATCTTTGATCCGCATCCGTCGCGACTGGCTCGGTCACGGGTTGATCTCAAGCGACGGTGTCCAGATCGAGACCAACTTGGCGGCCGGTTTGTTCGTGATGCGTTATCAACGCGACGAGATGTCGGCAACGGTTGCCGTGCGACTGGTCGAAGGCATCACGGCAACCGATCCCATCGAATTCACTTGCGATGGCAAACTGATCTTGGACTCACGCGGCGAATCGGCCGACGGAATGATCCTGCCCAATCACGCGAAAGTTTTTCTTTCGCTTTGA